In a genomic window of Gossypium arboreum isolate Shixiya-1 chromosome 9, ASM2569848v2, whole genome shotgun sequence:
- the LOC108452167 gene encoding LEAF RUST 10 DISEASE-RESISTANCE LOCUS RECEPTOR-LIKE PROTEIN KINASE-like 2.1: MALRLSPVTSHSTTCEVSFHKSRSAPLYLLEISNTSPSSFVKFPTQPHFLSPQFFPFYLTFSFCFICIYKPFFTLNKLFTQCSMDAFFLSPSSFSILFLLTIFQLSYALDDFHFTSCAPFDCGNLSNISYPFWTDQYNRPSYCGYGNEGYKLKCRQNQPPVMTLSSQEFYVLHLNRSHDLLTIKRVELNNTCPQPILINNAFNYTETAENITLFYDCRSRGGPNHRFSCRKGGKETSLMFFKEDENECIGYSEEVEIPIGKKAFDYLIGGISTVNESLLEPFDIKYFAYDDYCKKCKDSGGRCGYKQNETSTFACYCRDHPHTTKCYQGHSSFTLEKKLALGNILPRFF; the protein is encoded by the coding sequence ATGGCATTACGTCTATCACCCGTCACTTCGCATTCAACCACATGTGAAGTATCTTTCCACAAGTCAAGGTCAGCACCCTTGTATCTCTTGGAGATTTCTAACACCTCTCCTTCCTCTTTTGTTAAATTTCCAACCCAACCCCATTTTTTGTCTCCCCAATTCTTCCCTTTCTATCTCACCTTCTCATTctgttttatatgtatatataaacccTTTTTCACTTTAAACAAACTATTCACTCAATGTTCCATGGATGCCTTCTTCCTTTCACCATCTTCCTTCTCCATCTTATTCCTTTTAACTATTTTCCAACTGTCTTACGCCCTAGATGATTTCCACTTTACTTCATGCGCTCCATTTGATTGTGGAAACCTTTCTAATATTTCATATCCTTTCTGGACCGATCAATATAATCGACCTTCATATTGCGGTTACGGTAATGAAGGGTATAAGCTGAAGTGCAGGCAGAATCAACCCCCTGTTATGACGCTCAGTTCCCAAGAATTCTATGTGCTGCATCTCAATCGGTCTCATGATTTGTTGACAATCAAACGAGTGGAATTGAACAACACTTGTCCTCAGCCGATTTTGATAAACAATGCTTTTAATTATACTGAAACTGCTGAAAACATTACTCTGTTCTACGACTGCCGAAGCAGGGGAGGTCCGAATCATCGTTTCAGTTGCAGAAAGGGTGGAAAAGAAACTTCCCTCATGTTCTTTAAGGAGGATGAAAATGAATGTATTGGATACAGTGAAGAAGTTGAAATTCCTATTGGGAAAAAGGCCTTTGATTATCTGATTGGGGGAATCAGCACCGTGAATGAAAGTTTACTCGAACCCTTTGATATTAAATACTTCGCATACGATGATTATTGCAAAAAATGCAAGGATTCTGGCGGAAGATGTGGATACAAACAAAATGAAACCTCTACATTTGCCTGCTATTGCCGTGATCATCCTCATACAACTAAATGTTACCAAG